The DNA segment AGCCCATTACGTTACACGCCTTTGAGACGTTCCCTAAGGTCTCTGCTAACTTCAAAAGACCTACCTTGTTCTTGATTATTTTTTGTGCCGTTGTCATCTTTTTTCTCCTTATTTATTTTAAGGAGTGTAAGATCAACTCTTAACTATTACATATTATGATTCAAAGAAATTCTAAAATCTTATTTTTTGTTTGTTTTATCATTCTATTCGTGTTTTCCAGTTTTGCCAAAGAATCTAAATTTTCTGTGTCATTAAAAGACTTTATTACTAAATCGAAGCAGGAGGAAATTTGGGAATTTGCCGGTAAGGATCCTTCATGGATGTTTGCAAAAAGCGCTTTGATTTATGCTATACTGGAAGAGTCTAATCTTCGTCTTAATGCAAGTGATTGTAATCATTCCTTTTGTTTTCAAAACGCATTGCTACATTGGAATGTTGAAGATGCCAAGATCTTAGGATCTGCAACTCAAGTCTTAACAGGAGTTTCCATTGTGAAGAAGATTGAAAAATTACCAAACGGTAGCTTTTTTGTTTTTTATAACTCATCGGGACTGATTCTTTTATTCAAAAAAATACTTGATGATCGCGATTCTTATCTTAGAAGCAAAAATATGCAAACATTATACGATGCCAACGTGAAACATTGGTTTCGAAATAAGGTATCAATCATTCGCGAAATTATGAAAAATAAGGAACAATTTCGTAATTCTGTAAGGGCGTATCAAAATGCGGTCTTTCATAGTTCCGATTTTGACGGAGCGATCATGTCTCGGAGAATCGCAGAGGAACTCGTGTGTTCAAAATATGAATTTAGATTAGCGATCGATCCGGAGAAAAAAGAATGCGATGAGAGATGGATCGGCATGCTGATACGTCGTCAAATAGACGGAAGTCTTCCCACCCTATTGTCGATAATCCATAGATTTTTGTTTGTATTAGATTCGGAAGAGTATGCTCGCGGAGCTCTTAAGCTTTAGTCCAGTTTTGAGAACACGGTCCCTGCGGCGCGTATCGAAATTTTTTGATACTTGGCATAGGCATCTACGAGAGAAGAACGAATCACCTTTTTATTTTTCAAACCCGATTTTGCAACTGTTGCGGCTAACGCTTCGAGAAGATATGCTTCCGGAGCCATAAATGTCTTTGTCATCGCGATTTGAGAAATATTCATCGAACGTAATATCGGGCCGAAATATGTTTCACTTTCGCACGCGAGCACAACCACGGGTTTTGAAGAACCCTGTCCCGACGTATTGAACTCGGGAGGGAAGCGATCCATCAAACGATTGTGACCGGCCCAAACGATCAGATCCGAATGCGAATTTCCCGAGGAGGCATTTAAAAAGGCGACTAACGCGTCGTCAATTTTGTCACCGGCATATGCGTGTATTAGGAGGATCACCCGTTGTTCTCCTTTTTTCGGAGGCCGTTCGAGCTTTAGATCCCTTAAAATCGGAGAATTTCGAGTTCCGTTTTTTCGTTCTAAGATTTGGAATTCTTTCGCTCGTTTTAAAAAAGATTCCGCACCGAACGCGGCCCCCCAGTAGAGATTTTCCTCCAAAGAACGGGGATCTCCGGCTTTTCCTTTCCCACAAGCGAGTTGTGCTCCGTTACACAAAGGAACAAATACCTCGATCGTGATTGCTTCGATGGTGAAAGAGATAAAGAAAAAAAGAATCCAGAGAGTTTCTCGAAATCGGCCCCATTGTTTGTGAAGGTGAATTTTCATTTTCCTCTCGAAGAAAGAATTAGGTTTTTATAATAAGAATGAGGAATTTTCGAAACGCGGCATGCTTAAAATGAGGAGCCGAAAACAAAATCGTAAGGAAAGGGAGAGGCGTTTAAACAAAAGGGAGGCGAAAAAAAGGAAAATTTTCGAGGGACGAATGAAAACCCGGAGAGTGCGCGATTTCCGGGTTTGAAATACGATCAGTCTTCCGAATCTTCCAGGAGATTGTTTAGGCTTTCCACCAGAACTTCCACTTCTACACCGTATCCCATACAAACTTGTTCGATGGTTTCCAGTTCGTTGATCGAGCAGTGAGAGCAGCCACCTAAATGGTAGCTTGAGAATACGAGTCCCGCTTCCGGATGTACGTTCATCGCTTCACCGACCGTCATTTCCTTATAAAATCTTGGCTTGACCACTTCTGTCATTGAATATCTCCTAACACTAAAATACTCGCTTGCGTCTTTGCGAATATTTTGCTTCTGCAAACGCCAAAATCAATCTGAAGCGAACGCTCGGACGGACTCTATACTGCAGCAGCTTCCAATATATAGACCGGGGAAAGAAAGTCAAGAGCTATGTTTTTTGAAGAATCAGGAAGATTTTATATCCGAATCGAGGAGCGTTTTGAGTCCTCCCATTTTCTCTATCGATATTTTCCGGACGGCTCGGACGAACCCATTCATGGTCATTCTTGGAAGGTAGAATTATTTCTTTCTGGAAAGAAGAATATCGGAGAAGACGGGATCAGTTTTGATTTTCTCACATCCAAACAAAAATTGAAAGAGCTGGTGGGAAAGTTGGATCATCTTTTGATCAACGATTTGGAGGAATTTAAAAAAATCAACCCCACTTCCGAAAACATCGCACGCTGGTTTTATCACTATCTTAAGGAAAGTGTTCATACTGCCGGCGGTAAAGTGGACAGAATCGTAATTCATGAAGGTCCTGAAAATCTCGCCTTTTTCGAGCCGACATTCTTCCCGTAAGGAAGAATGTCGCCAAAGAGCAGCGGAGCATTACCGAACGACCCGTAGGGAGTGAGGTTGAGTTTTACGATTGGTTCGCAGCCAAGCTGCGAAATCATCTTCCCGTAAAAAGCGAAATTGTCGGCAACAGCGGAACCTAGAAAGGATCCTAGACGCAGCCACAGATTCCCCTTCTCATGTCAACATTCTATCGGGCGAACTCATTTGTTCCGACAAA comes from the Leptospira sp. WS92.C1 genome and includes:
- a CDS encoding disulfide oxidoreductase, with amino-acid sequence MTEVVKPRFYKEMTVGEAMNVHPEAGLVFSSYHLGGCSHCSINELETIEQVCMGYGVEVEVLVESLNNLLEDSED
- a CDS encoding 6-carboxytetrahydropterin synthase, with translation MFFEESGRFYIRIEERFESSHFLYRYFPDGSDEPIHGHSWKVELFLSGKKNIGEDGISFDFLTSKQKLKELVGKLDHLLINDLEEFKKINPTSENIARWFYHYLKESVHTAGGKVDRIVIHEGPENLAFFEPTFFP